One Cololabis saira isolate AMF1-May2022 chromosome 18, fColSai1.1, whole genome shotgun sequence genomic region harbors:
- the kif25 gene encoding kinesin-like protein KIF25 isoform X1, with product MPLFINRDQIFAHQVHLLEHKLRSKEERILELETENAILHLRLAECLGKLRRDREEDTKAVNNHPLKTKIIQSSLIKLHSQVQAMKQDLSEVVAVYVNFVSELEDKSKQLLEKVEKASSCLSGYPADELQKLQAQIAALECSLVEERERCRSERQKRKELHNTLVELRGNIRVHCRVRPVLPLDHVQLPTCGSGLVSSEEVVHAVSDDTVMVDCLKAGMPVQQKMFEYERVHGPEDSQDIVFEEVKSLVTSLLDGYNVCIMAYGQTGSGKTHTMLGCQPLEEPSGMQQEAQQGIVPKAAAELFRLISEKPADSHTVEVSVMEVYNNEVYDLLARDEKGNAGGQRRDVITTASGASQVTSLTYEPVHDASEVMQIIRRVLKLRAHCPTLVHMDSSRSHLVVNLTVSSKSPNAMALARRLQRAKRDMQSSSHKEWWSPRCRRANPSARCSPEELLPSPASSLGPSPSLSPCPSPRASISETTFRTKLQLVDLAGSECVGMTGVSGAGLWEVSCINRSLSALSDVLGALAEQRPHVPYRNSKLTHLLQDAIGGDSKLLVMLCVSPTQRFLAESLQSLAFGARARQVQRQRPHRRSNVLKVK from the exons ATGCCTCTTTTTATTAATCGGGACCAAATATTTGCACATCAGGTGCATCTGCTGGAGCATAAATTAAGG AGTAAAGAAGAGCGAATACTTGAGCTGGAGACAGAAAATGCTATTCTTCACTTAAGACTTGCTGAG tgtTTGGGGAAGCTACGTCGGGACCGTGAGGAGGACACCAAGGCAGTGAACAATCATCCTCTCAAGACAAAAATAATTCAGTCATCCCTGATCAAGCTCCACTCTCAGGTCCAG GCCATGAAGCAGGACCTGAGTGAGGTGGTTGCAGTGTACGTGAACTTTGTATCTGAGTTGGAGGATAAAAGCAAGCAGCTGCTGGAGAAAGTGGAGAAGGCTAGCTCCTGTCTGAGTGGTTACCCTGCCGATGAACTTCAGA AGTTGCAGGCTCAAATTGCAGCTTTGGAGTGCTCTCTGGTGGAAGAAAGAGAGAGGTGCAGATCAGAGaggcagaaaagaaaagaacttCACAACACGCTGGTG GAGCTGAGAGGGAACATCAGGGTTCACTGCAGGGTGCGTCCAGTTCTACCCTTGGACCATGTCCAGCTCCCCACCTGTGGATCAGG GCTTGTTTCATCAGAAGAAGTAGTGCATGCAGTCAGTGAT GACACAGTGATGGTGGATTGCTTGAAAGCAGGGATGCCAGTGCAACAGAAGATGTTTGAGTATGAGAG GGTGCATGGACCAGAGGACTCACAAGATATTGTGTTTGAAGAAGTAAAATCACTCGTCACATCCCTGCTAGATGG CTATAATGTGTGTATCATGGCATACGGTCAAACGGGCAGTGGGAAAACTCACACCATGTTGGGATGCCAGCCGCTGGAGGAGCCCTCAGGGATGCAGCAGGAAGCTCAGCAGGGCATCGTCCCCAAGGCTGCTGCTGAGCTCTTCCG GCTGATCTCTGAGAAGCCAGCTGACAGTCACACTGTGGAAGTGTCGGTGATGGAGGTGTACAACAACGAGGTGTACGACCTGCTTGCAAGAGATGAAAAGGGGAACGCCGGCGGCCAACGCAGAGACGTCATCACTACCGCCTCCGGTGCCAGCCAGGTCACCTCCCTCACGTATGA GCCTGTGCACGATGCCTCTGAGGTGATGCAGATTATCCGCAGGGTTCTCAAGCTCAGAGCGCACTGCCCCACTCTCGTCCACATGGACTCCTCTCGCTCTCACCTCGTCGTCAACCTCACTGTTTCCTCCAAGAGCCCCAACGCTATGGCCCTGG CCCGCAGACTGCAGAGAGCCAAAAGAGACATGCAAAGCTCCTCTCATAAAGAGTGGTGGAGTCCACGCTGTCGCCGTGCCAACCCATCAGCTCGCTGCTCCCCCGAGGAGCTGCTCCCAAGCCCCGCCTCCTCCCTAGGCCCCTCCCCCTCGCTGTCCCCTTGCCCCTCCCCCAGGGCCAGCATCTCGGAGACTACGTTCAGGACCAAGCTGCAGCTCGTGGACCTGGCGGGGAGCGAGTGTGTCG GTATGACCGGCGTCTCCGGGGCGGGTCTGTGGGAGGTGTCGTGTATCAACCGCAGCCTCTCGGCTCTGTCTGACGTCCTGGGAGCTCTGGCTGAGCAGAGACCACACGTGCCCTACAGGAACAGCAAGCTCACGCATCTGCTACAGGACGCCATTG GGGGCGACTCCAAGCTGCTGGTGATGCTGTGCGTGTCTCCCACGCAGCGCTTCCTCGCAGAGTCCCTGCAGTCTCTGGCCTTCGGGGCCAGGGCCCGGCAGGTGCAGAGGCAGCGGCCCCACAGGAGAAGCAATGTGCTCAAAGTGAAGTGA
- the kif25 gene encoding kinesin-like protein KIF25 isoform X2: protein MPLFINRDQIFAHQVHLLEHKLRSKEERILELETENAILHLRLAECLGKLRRDREEDTKAVNNHPLKTKIIQSSLIKLHSQVQAMKQDLSEVVAVYVNFVSELEDKSKQLLEKVEKASSCLSGYPADELQKLQAQIAALECSLVEERERCRSERQKRKELHNTLVELRGNIRVHCRVRPVLPLDHVQLPTCGSGLVSSEEVVHAVSDDTVMVDCLKAGMPVQQKMFEYERVHGPEDSQDIVFEEVKSLVTSLLDGYNVCIMAYGQTGSGKTHTMLGCQPLEEPSGMQQEAQQGIVPKAAAELFRLISEKPADSHTVEVSVMEVYNNEVYDLLARDEKGNAGGQRRDVITTASGASQVTSLTYEPVHDASEVMQIIRRVLKLRAHCPTLVHMDSSRSHLVVNLTVSSKSPNAMALARRLQRAKRDMQSSSHKEWWSPRCRRANPSARCSPEELLPSPASSLGPSPSLSPCPSPRASISETTFRTKLQLVDLAGSECVGMTGVSGAGLWEVSCINRSLSALSDVLGALAEQRPHVPYRNSKLTHLLQDAIVFLLATREVGYSPWTLDF from the exons ATGCCTCTTTTTATTAATCGGGACCAAATATTTGCACATCAGGTGCATCTGCTGGAGCATAAATTAAGG AGTAAAGAAGAGCGAATACTTGAGCTGGAGACAGAAAATGCTATTCTTCACTTAAGACTTGCTGAG tgtTTGGGGAAGCTACGTCGGGACCGTGAGGAGGACACCAAGGCAGTGAACAATCATCCTCTCAAGACAAAAATAATTCAGTCATCCCTGATCAAGCTCCACTCTCAGGTCCAG GCCATGAAGCAGGACCTGAGTGAGGTGGTTGCAGTGTACGTGAACTTTGTATCTGAGTTGGAGGATAAAAGCAAGCAGCTGCTGGAGAAAGTGGAGAAGGCTAGCTCCTGTCTGAGTGGTTACCCTGCCGATGAACTTCAGA AGTTGCAGGCTCAAATTGCAGCTTTGGAGTGCTCTCTGGTGGAAGAAAGAGAGAGGTGCAGATCAGAGaggcagaaaagaaaagaacttCACAACACGCTGGTG GAGCTGAGAGGGAACATCAGGGTTCACTGCAGGGTGCGTCCAGTTCTACCCTTGGACCATGTCCAGCTCCCCACCTGTGGATCAGG GCTTGTTTCATCAGAAGAAGTAGTGCATGCAGTCAGTGAT GACACAGTGATGGTGGATTGCTTGAAAGCAGGGATGCCAGTGCAACAGAAGATGTTTGAGTATGAGAG GGTGCATGGACCAGAGGACTCACAAGATATTGTGTTTGAAGAAGTAAAATCACTCGTCACATCCCTGCTAGATGG CTATAATGTGTGTATCATGGCATACGGTCAAACGGGCAGTGGGAAAACTCACACCATGTTGGGATGCCAGCCGCTGGAGGAGCCCTCAGGGATGCAGCAGGAAGCTCAGCAGGGCATCGTCCCCAAGGCTGCTGCTGAGCTCTTCCG GCTGATCTCTGAGAAGCCAGCTGACAGTCACACTGTGGAAGTGTCGGTGATGGAGGTGTACAACAACGAGGTGTACGACCTGCTTGCAAGAGATGAAAAGGGGAACGCCGGCGGCCAACGCAGAGACGTCATCACTACCGCCTCCGGTGCCAGCCAGGTCACCTCCCTCACGTATGA GCCTGTGCACGATGCCTCTGAGGTGATGCAGATTATCCGCAGGGTTCTCAAGCTCAGAGCGCACTGCCCCACTCTCGTCCACATGGACTCCTCTCGCTCTCACCTCGTCGTCAACCTCACTGTTTCCTCCAAGAGCCCCAACGCTATGGCCCTGG CCCGCAGACTGCAGAGAGCCAAAAGAGACATGCAAAGCTCCTCTCATAAAGAGTGGTGGAGTCCACGCTGTCGCCGTGCCAACCCATCAGCTCGCTGCTCCCCCGAGGAGCTGCTCCCAAGCCCCGCCTCCTCCCTAGGCCCCTCCCCCTCGCTGTCCCCTTGCCCCTCCCCCAGGGCCAGCATCTCGGAGACTACGTTCAGGACCAAGCTGCAGCTCGTGGACCTGGCGGGGAGCGAGTGTGTCG GTATGACCGGCGTCTCCGGGGCGGGTCTGTGGGAGGTGTCGTGTATCAACCGCAGCCTCTCGGCTCTGTCTGACGTCCTGGGAGCTCTGGCTGAGCAGAGACCACACGTGCCCTACAGGAACAGCAAGCTCACGCATCTGCTACAGGACGCCATTG TTTTCCTGCTGGCAACCAGGGAGGTTGGCTACAGTCCGTGGACCTTAGACTTCTGA
- the ccdc167 gene encoding coiled-coil domain-containing protein 167, with the protein MEKVKDKTREKFSVASEIDRLEGRRSRCQGNLERAEFKSRKEQLSEKARQELEDEMAIINDQMKKLDKELKLLRGENRKNMVLSVALLAVSALFYYIFFYDEDEA; encoded by the exons atggaaaaagtgaaagacAAGACACGGGAGAAATTCAGTGTCGCCTCCGAG ATTGACCGGTTGGAGGGCCGACGGAGCCGTTGCCAGGGCAACCTGGAGAGGGCGGAGTTTAAGAGCCGGAAAGAGCAGCTGTCTGAGAAGGCGAG ACAAGAACTGGAAGATGAAATGGCAATTATAAATGACCAAATGAAAAAATTAG ACAAGGAGCTGAAGTTGTTGAGAGGAGAAAACCGGAAGAACATGGTtctgtcagtcgctctgctaGCTGTCAGCGCTCTCTTCTACTATATTTTTTTCTACGACGAGGACGAGGCATGA